The proteins below are encoded in one region of Nocardioides marmorisolisilvae:
- a CDS encoding HNH endonuclease signature motif containing protein produces the protein MVSVSSVRSDGSVAGAVLASAREHRRAADAAEAAVLVDVLAWCELQVTDDPDLAATWGEAPVRLGGVGCPWVGEFTITELAAGLGLSLTAARSLVSDVVELAFRLPRLWARVQGGEVAAWRARRIAEQTQALSIEAAGFVDAQVAGFAARMGATAVDRLVAEAVGRFMPDLAAEQRRLAADGRRFDIDHEQVSFAGTSRVEAELDLADALDLDAAIAELAARLMDLGSDLPLDQRRALAAGELARRQLALDLDTGTGTGAGTGAGTGADTVDQPAEARPDVRAAQGRGRRDLILYAHLSADAIHGTPTSTDGTFAGAVVRLEGHRDPVITLDTLRDWLTIPGDVHITIRPVIDLNADLTSTSRFATGLHREQIILRDRTCAAPHCSRPARRLDLDHIEAWDDHGPPGQTRSKNLAALCRHHHRAKTLTSWTYQQLLPGVFLWQTPHGLRHLTCAGNTINLN, from the coding sequence ATGGTCTCGGTGAGCAGCGTTCGCAGCGACGGCTCGGTCGCGGGTGCGGTGTTGGCCTCGGCGCGCGAACATCGTCGGGCTGCGGATGCCGCCGAGGCCGCAGTCCTGGTCGATGTGCTGGCTTGGTGTGAGCTGCAGGTGACCGATGACCCGGACCTGGCCGCGACCTGGGGTGAGGCCCCGGTCCGGCTCGGGGGCGTCGGGTGTCCGTGGGTCGGTGAGTTCACCATCACCGAGCTCGCGGCCGGGTTGGGGTTGTCGTTGACCGCGGCCCGGTCGCTGGTCTCCGATGTGGTGGAGCTGGCGTTCCGGCTCCCGCGGTTGTGGGCGCGGGTGCAGGGCGGGGAGGTGGCGGCGTGGCGGGCACGCCGGATCGCCGAGCAGACCCAGGCCCTCTCGATCGAGGCCGCGGGGTTCGTCGATGCTCAGGTCGCAGGCTTCGCCGCCCGGATGGGCGCCACTGCGGTGGACCGGCTGGTCGCCGAGGCGGTGGGCCGGTTCATGCCCGACCTGGCCGCCGAGCAGCGGCGGCTGGCGGCGGACGGTCGCCGGTTCGACATCGATCATGAGCAGGTCTCCTTCGCCGGGACCAGCCGGGTCGAGGCCGAGCTGGACCTGGCCGACGCCCTGGACCTGGACGCCGCGATCGCCGAGCTCGCCGCACGCCTGATGGACCTGGGCAGCGACCTGCCGTTGGACCAGCGCCGGGCGCTGGCAGCCGGGGAGCTGGCCCGCCGCCAGCTCGCCCTGGACCTGGACACGGGAACCGGCACCGGCGCCGGCACTGGCGCCGGCACTGGCGCCGACACGGTGGACCAGCCCGCCGAGGCTCGGCCCGATGTCCGGGCCGCCCAGGGGCGCGGTCGCCGGGATCTGATCCTGTACGCGCACCTGTCCGCCGACGCGATCCACGGCACCCCGACCTCGACCGACGGCACCTTCGCGGGCGCGGTGGTCAGGCTGGAGGGTCACCGCGATCCGGTGATCACCCTGGACACGCTGCGGGACTGGCTGACGATCCCCGGCGATGTCCACATCACGATCCGCCCGGTGATCGATCTGAACGCCGACCTGACCAGCACCAGCCGGTTCGCCACCGGCCTGCACCGCGAACAGATCATCCTGCGCGACCGCACCTGCGCCGCACCCCACTGCAGCCGCCCGGCCCGACGACTCGACCTGGACCACATCGAGGCCTGGGACGACCACGGCCCACCCGGGCAGACCAGATCGAAGAACCTCGCCGCGCTATGCCGACACCACCACCGAGCCAAGACACTGACCAGCTGGACCTACCAGCAGCTACTCCCCGGCGTGTTCCTCTGGCAGACCCCACACGGGCTGCGCCACCTCACCTGCGCCGGCAACACCATCAACCTCAACTGA
- the prfA gene encoding peptide chain release factor 1, translating into MFEAVESLVDEHAELERQLADPTVHGDQSRARALNRRYAELSAILATWREWLQLGGDIGAARELAGEDPDGEGAAFAAEAEQLEARRTAVAGRLRQQLVPRDPNDAKDAILEVKSGEGGEESALFAADLLRMYTRYAERRGWKTELLDATESDLGGYKSVTVAVKATSKSQHTGEGEAPYALLKYEAGVHRVQRVPVTESQGRVHTSAAGVLVLPEAEPLDVSIDDNDLRIDVFRSSGPGGQSVNTTDSAVRITHVPTGIVVSCQNEKSQLQNKEQAMRILRSRLLKAAEDAADAEASDARRSQVRTVDRSERIRTYNFPENRISDHRTGYKAYNLDHALDGDLDPLVASSVEADLHARLEAVGE; encoded by the coding sequence ATGTTCGAGGCCGTGGAGTCCCTGGTCGACGAGCACGCCGAGCTCGAGAGACAGCTCGCGGACCCGACGGTGCACGGTGACCAGTCGCGGGCTCGCGCCCTGAACCGCCGGTACGCCGAGCTCAGTGCGATCCTCGCCACCTGGCGGGAGTGGCTGCAGCTCGGTGGCGACATCGGGGCCGCTCGCGAGCTGGCCGGTGAGGACCCGGACGGAGAGGGCGCCGCGTTCGCGGCCGAGGCCGAGCAGCTCGAGGCCCGTCGTACGGCGGTGGCGGGACGGCTCCGCCAGCAGCTGGTCCCGCGTGATCCCAACGACGCGAAGGACGCCATCCTCGAAGTGAAGTCCGGCGAGGGCGGCGAGGAGTCCGCGCTCTTCGCGGCCGACCTGCTGCGGATGTACACCCGGTACGCGGAGCGTCGCGGCTGGAAGACCGAGCTGCTGGACGCCACGGAGTCCGACCTCGGCGGCTACAAGTCCGTCACCGTCGCAGTCAAGGCCACCTCGAAGTCGCAGCACACCGGCGAGGGCGAGGCGCCGTACGCGCTGCTGAAGTACGAGGCCGGCGTCCACCGCGTGCAGCGGGTGCCGGTGACCGAGAGCCAGGGTCGGGTGCACACCTCGGCGGCGGGCGTGCTGGTGCTGCCGGAGGCCGAGCCGCTCGATGTGAGCATCGACGACAACGACCTGCGCATCGACGTGTTCCGGTCCTCGGGGCCGGGCGGTCAGTCGGTGAACACCACCGACTCCGCGGTCCGGATCACCCACGTCCCGACCGGCATCGTGGTGTCCTGCCAGAACGAGAAGTCCCAGCTCCAGAACAAGGAGCAGGCGATGCGCATCCTTCGCTCCCGACTGCTGAAGGCCGCTGAGGACGCCGCGGACGCCGAGGCGTCCGACGCGCGCCGTTCCCAGGTCCGCACGGTGGACCGGTCCGAGCGGATCCGCACCTACAACTTCCCGGAGAACCGGATCTCCGACCACCGCACCGGCTACAAGGCCTACAACCTCGACCACGCCCTCGACGGCGATCTCGATCCGCTCGTCGCCTCCAGCGTCGAGGCCGATCTCCATGCACGGCTCGAGGCCGTTGGTGAGTGA
- a CDS encoding response regulator transcription factor, with the protein MARIVIADDDVDIRELVAFKLRHSGHDVVAVGDGSAAVEACTAQRPDLVILDVMMPGMSGLDAARVIRNDESLAGLPIIMLTARAQESDIEQGFDAGADDYIVKPFSPRELASRVGAVLARAR; encoded by the coding sequence ATGGCGAGGATTGTGATCGCGGACGACGACGTCGACATCCGCGAGCTGGTGGCGTTCAAGCTGCGCCACTCCGGCCATGACGTGGTCGCCGTTGGCGACGGCTCCGCCGCGGTGGAGGCCTGCACCGCCCAGCGGCCGGACCTGGTGATCCTCGACGTGATGATGCCGGGGATGAGCGGTCTCGACGCAGCGCGCGTGATCCGCAACGACGAGTCACTCGCCGGCCTGCCCATCATCATGCTCACGGCCCGTGCCCAGGAGTCCGACATCGAGCAGGGGTTCGACGCCGGCGCCGACGACTACATCGTCAAGCCGTTCAGTCCGCGGGAGCTCGCCTCCCGTGTGGGTGCGGTTCTCGCCCGCGCCCGGTAG
- the thrB gene encoding homoserine kinase, protein MRFLDRPVTVEVPATSANLGPGFDCLGLALDLRDTLTATSSGDLDVAIDGEGADELPRDEQHLVVRAMHAAWDRMGFRPTGVQLRCVNRIPQSRGLGSSSAAIVGGIMLARALVERGTDNLDDAAALALANELEGHPDNVAPALLGGFVVCGQDRRDGDDEVWAARLAVEPTISATAFVPPYGVHTEVARGLLPDAVPHHDACANTGRAALLVAALTGSPEHLLIATEDFVHQQYRRPAMPESLDLVERLRAAGMAAFVSGAGPTVLALHAGAPAADELARWCPPQWRSLPLAVGVPGARAF, encoded by the coding sequence ATGAGGTTCCTCGATCGTCCGGTCACCGTCGAGGTGCCCGCGACCAGTGCCAATCTCGGCCCGGGCTTCGACTGCCTCGGTCTTGCGCTCGACCTGCGCGACACCCTGACCGCGACGAGCTCCGGTGACCTGGACGTGGCGATCGACGGCGAGGGCGCCGACGAGCTGCCCCGCGACGAGCAGCACCTGGTCGTGCGCGCCATGCACGCGGCGTGGGACCGGATGGGGTTCCGACCCACGGGGGTGCAGCTGCGCTGCGTGAACAGGATCCCGCAGAGCCGCGGTCTCGGCTCCTCGTCGGCCGCGATCGTCGGTGGCATCATGCTCGCCCGCGCCCTGGTCGAGCGCGGCACCGACAACCTGGACGACGCCGCGGCACTGGCTCTGGCCAACGAGCTCGAGGGCCATCCCGACAACGTCGCGCCCGCGCTGCTCGGCGGGTTCGTCGTCTGCGGCCAGGACCGGCGCGATGGGGACGACGAGGTCTGGGCGGCACGGCTGGCCGTGGAGCCGACGATCTCGGCCACGGCGTTCGTCCCGCCGTACGGCGTGCACACCGAGGTGGCCCGCGGGCTGCTGCCGGATGCGGTGCCGCACCACGACGCCTGCGCCAACACCGGGCGCGCGGCGTTGCTGGTGGCTGCGCTGACCGGCAGTCCCGAGCACCTCCTGATCGCGACCGAGGACTTCGTGCACCAGCAGTACCGTCGCCCCGCGATGCCCGAGTCGCTCGACCTGGTCGAGCGCCTGCGCGCGGCAGGGATGGCCGCGTTCGTCTCGGGCGCGGGCCCGACGGTGCTGGCCCTGCACGCCGGTGCGCCGGCGGCCGACGAGCTCGCGCGCTGGTGCCCACCGCAGTGGCGCTCGCTGCCGCTGGCCGTCGGCGTCCCAGGGGCGCGGGCGTTCTGA
- a CDS encoding sensor histidine kinase — MIAGRSLRQLQLGLVVAAAGLIVVVGGAGTLSAVYATKTVNHLSESVNPAVQANANTYQDMLTGQAAVRAFAISGTRSSIADYRRAVGRLRADGRALAQFGSPGSKIRGLYVQQRAAERSWIREYAEPRIARGGGPGTYQAPLFDKGVRLFAEVEHIHAALGSRLDAEYTRARDDAQTRLNATLALIATLTVIGGAVIALLGWWVTEVVRRPLASLTDVVDRLARGDHAARAQVEGPPEIRQVSRALNGLADESDRGRDVEAAIQRQLREVDAAKSGFVSNVSHELRTPLTIITGYLELLIDELAGSIDEEQARMLGATERNVQRLRDLIEDLLALDRAEHSGVTAAPIDLRTSVDVVASDLRLSASNRGIRIDVELPAEPVIVMADAAQIQRALLNVLNNAVKFSHEGGDIEVCVVPGNENVLVTVTDYGIGIPRGEISKLGSRFFRASNAVRSEIAGTGLGLRVVQTIIANHFGTVSLNSSEGAGTEVRITLPLRPPAGADVEPTAGNNPPGHDVV, encoded by the coding sequence ATGATCGCGGGTCGCTCGCTGCGTCAGCTCCAGCTCGGCCTCGTCGTGGCGGCCGCGGGGCTGATCGTGGTCGTCGGCGGGGCTGGCACGCTGTCGGCGGTCTACGCCACCAAGACGGTCAACCACCTCAGCGAATCGGTGAACCCTGCGGTGCAGGCGAACGCGAACACCTACCAGGACATGCTCACCGGGCAGGCAGCCGTGCGTGCGTTCGCCATCTCCGGGACGCGATCGTCGATCGCCGACTACCGCCGTGCCGTCGGCCGGCTCCGCGCGGACGGCCGAGCGCTGGCGCAGTTCGGCAGCCCGGGCTCGAAGATCCGCGGGCTCTATGTGCAGCAACGTGCTGCGGAACGGTCCTGGATCCGGGAGTACGCCGAGCCGCGGATCGCTCGCGGTGGCGGGCCCGGCACCTACCAGGCGCCGCTGTTCGACAAGGGTGTGCGGCTCTTCGCCGAGGTGGAGCACATCCATGCTGCGTTGGGCTCCCGGCTCGACGCGGAGTACACCCGGGCCAGGGACGACGCGCAGACCCGGCTCAACGCGACGCTTGCGCTGATTGCGACGCTCACCGTCATCGGCGGAGCGGTGATTGCACTGCTCGGCTGGTGGGTCACCGAGGTCGTACGTCGACCGCTGGCCTCCCTGACCGATGTCGTCGACAGGCTCGCCCGGGGCGACCACGCCGCGCGGGCCCAGGTCGAGGGTCCGCCCGAGATCCGTCAGGTGAGCAGGGCGTTGAACGGGCTGGCCGACGAGAGCGACCGCGGTCGCGATGTCGAGGCGGCCATCCAGCGACAGCTGCGCGAAGTGGACGCCGCCAAGTCGGGCTTCGTCTCCAACGTGTCCCACGAGCTGCGGACACCGTTGACGATCATCACCGGCTACCTCGAGCTGCTCATCGACGAGCTCGCCGGCAGCATCGACGAGGAGCAGGCCCGGATGCTCGGCGCCACCGAACGCAACGTGCAGCGGCTCCGCGACCTCATCGAGGACCTGCTGGCGCTCGACCGGGCCGAGCACAGCGGCGTCACGGCGGCGCCGATCGATCTACGCACCTCGGTCGACGTGGTGGCCAGCGACCTACGGCTGTCCGCCTCCAACCGAGGCATCCGGATCGACGTGGAGCTCCCGGCGGAGCCCGTGATCGTGATGGCGGACGCGGCCCAGATCCAGCGAGCCCTGCTCAACGTGCTGAACAACGCCGTGAAGTTCAGCCACGAGGGCGGGGACATCGAGGTCTGCGTGGTGCCCGGCAACGAGAACGTGCTGGTCACGGTCACCGACTACGGTATCGGGATCCCTCGTGGCGAGATCAGCAAGCTCGGCTCGCGGTTCTTCCGGGCCTCCAACGCGGTGCGCAGCGAGATCGCCGGCACCGGGCTGGGGCTTCGGGTGGTGCAGACGATCATCGCGAACCACTTCGGGACGGTCAGTCTGAACTCGTCCGAGGGTGCCGGCACCGAGGTGCGGATCACGCTTCCCCTCCGCCCGCCCGCGGGCGCCGACGTGGAGCCCACCGCCGGGAACAATCCCCCCGGGCACGACGTTGTGTGA
- the rpmE gene encoding 50S ribosomal protein L31, with protein MKKDIHPEYVVTQVTCTCGNTFTTRSTATGGSIHADVCSNCHPFYTGKQKILDTGGRVARFEARYAKAAQTKAPEKADQK; from the coding sequence ATGAAGAAGGACATCCACCCCGAGTACGTGGTGACCCAGGTGACCTGCACCTGTGGCAACACCTTCACCACCCGCAGCACGGCCACCGGCGGCTCGATCCACGCCGACGTGTGCTCCAACTGCCACCCGTTCTACACCGGCAAGCAGAAGATCCTCGACACCGGCGGCCGCGTCGCCAGGTTCGAGGCTCGGTACGCCAAGGCCGCCCAGACGAAGGCGCCGGAGAAGGCAGACCAGAAGTAG
- a CDS encoding glycosyltransferase family 2 protein: MSWVDAFTAVVQAMGWFFIAYSVLINTSFAILTGLAVWSYHAYHRRLDFAAYDESFGEPLARGVSVLMPAYNESATIVASVQAMMSLRYPDFEVIVVDDGSKDDTVARMVAAFAMVEVPIAVTKAVETVGDVERCLVSPRGAMNLTLVCKTNGGKADALNVGINAARKELVCMVDADSLLDPDALLHVARPFADDPEHVVASGGVVRVANGSTVSNGRVVDVRMPGRWLPRIQVVEYLRAFMIGRAGWSAIGGLLIISGAFGVFRRDVLHTVNGVDTECIGEDAELVVRIHRWMGNNMPGGRVVFVAEPVAWTEVPETTGVLGKQRRRWHRGLTEVFSRHRGMMAHRRYGIIGLVTMPWFFVFELLAPFVEIFGLAYFVVVMTLLVLQDVGVLQHDLVALPVVVLLLGTSVAYAIVMSLLALLGEELSFRRYTGLRNLLVACWSAVEENVGYRQLTAWWRMWGTIDALRNTRHEWGEMKRRGFGS, from the coding sequence ATGAGCTGGGTCGACGCGTTCACCGCGGTGGTGCAGGCGATGGGGTGGTTCTTCATCGCCTACTCCGTGTTGATCAATACCAGCTTCGCCATCCTGACCGGGCTGGCAGTGTGGTCCTACCACGCCTATCACCGTCGGCTGGACTTCGCGGCGTACGACGAGAGCTTCGGCGAGCCCCTGGCCCGCGGGGTGTCCGTGCTGATGCCGGCCTACAACGAGAGCGCCACCATCGTGGCCTCGGTGCAGGCGATGATGTCGCTGCGCTATCCCGACTTCGAGGTCATCGTCGTCGACGACGGCTCCAAGGACGACACCGTGGCGCGGATGGTTGCGGCGTTCGCGATGGTGGAGGTGCCGATCGCGGTGACCAAGGCCGTGGAGACCGTCGGCGACGTCGAGCGCTGCCTCGTCAGCCCGCGCGGAGCGATGAACCTGACCCTGGTCTGCAAGACCAACGGGGGCAAGGCCGATGCGCTCAACGTCGGCATCAACGCCGCCCGCAAGGAGCTGGTGTGCATGGTCGACGCCGACTCCCTGCTGGACCCGGACGCCCTCCTCCACGTGGCCCGGCCGTTCGCGGACGACCCCGAGCACGTGGTCGCCTCCGGGGGTGTGGTCCGGGTCGCGAACGGCAGCACCGTCTCCAACGGACGCGTCGTGGACGTGCGGATGCCGGGCCGCTGGCTGCCACGGATCCAGGTGGTCGAGTACCTCCGCGCCTTCATGATCGGACGGGCGGGCTGGTCGGCGATCGGGGGGCTGCTGATCATCTCCGGTGCGTTCGGCGTGTTCCGGCGCGACGTGCTGCACACCGTCAACGGCGTGGACACCGAGTGCATCGGCGAGGATGCCGAGCTGGTGGTCCGGATCCACCGCTGGATGGGCAACAACATGCCCGGCGGGCGGGTGGTCTTCGTCGCCGAGCCGGTCGCCTGGACCGAGGTGCCGGAGACCACCGGGGTGCTGGGGAAGCAGCGGCGTCGCTGGCACCGCGGACTGACCGAGGTGTTCTCCCGGCACCGCGGCATGATGGCGCACCGCCGGTACGGCATCATCGGCCTGGTCACCATGCCGTGGTTCTTCGTCTTCGAGCTGCTGGCTCCGTTCGTGGAGATCTTCGGGCTGGCCTACTTCGTCGTGGTGATGACCCTGCTGGTGCTCCAGGACGTCGGCGTGCTCCAGCACGACCTGGTCGCCCTGCCCGTGGTGGTCCTGCTGCTGGGGACCTCGGTCGCCTACGCGATTGTGATGAGCCTGCTGGCGCTGCTGGGCGAGGAGCTCTCCTTCCGCCGGTACACCGGCCTGCGCAATCTGCTCGTGGCGTGCTGGTCGGCCGTTGAGGAGAACGTCGGCTACCGTCAGCTGACCGCCTGGTGGCGGATGTGGGGCACCATCGACGCACTGCGTAACACCCGGCACGAGTGGGGAGAGATGAAGCGACGGGGGTTCGGCTCATGA
- the rho gene encoding transcription termination factor Rho, translating into MLMPELRQLAGGLGIKPNGMKKAELVAAIRAAQSGNPSGNQPGNQADDREPLARRNERAPERDRAPDRARAQGAAQERPQSEAQDKPAEQPRQRRRPDRDDSAREDRPEDRAGDRADDRRDTGEGQGSRQRRDNQGGDQAKESQAKDNRPKDNQGRDTQGNQRRDDRGQQSQSSQQGQSNPQGQQSQSNPQNQAAQGGAANEEGSRRNRRRRGRDRTPGQGTPGGPSRGSRNDPDLNILEDDVLTPCAGILDVLDNYAFVRTSGYLPGSEDVYVAMSTVRKYGLRRGDAITGQVRQPREGERKEKFNPLVKVDSVNGADPESAKDRVEFSKLTPLYPSERLRLETTATNLIGRVIDIAAPIGKGQRGLIVSPAKAGKTMIMQSIANSITTNNPECHLMVVLVDERPEEVTDFERSVNGEVISSTFDRPASDHTLVSELAIERAKRLVELGHDVVVLLDGITRLGRAYNLAAPASGRILSGGVDSAALYPPKRFFGAARNIEDGGSLTILATALIESGSKMDEVIFEEFKGTGNMEIRLRRDFADKRIFPAIDAVQSGTRREELLMSKEELSIIWKLRRVLSGLDGQQALELLLERLKKSQNNLEFLMQVQKTTPTAGKED; encoded by the coding sequence ATGCTGATGCCCGAGCTGCGCCAGCTCGCCGGTGGTCTGGGCATCAAGCCCAACGGGATGAAGAAGGCAGAGCTGGTGGCGGCGATCCGCGCTGCCCAATCGGGGAACCCGTCGGGCAACCAGCCTGGGAACCAGGCGGATGACCGCGAGCCGCTGGCCCGACGCAACGAGCGGGCCCCGGAGCGAGACCGTGCACCGGACCGGGCCCGGGCTCAGGGAGCGGCGCAGGAGCGGCCGCAGAGCGAGGCGCAGGACAAGCCCGCGGAGCAGCCGCGACAGCGTCGCCGGCCGGACCGTGACGACAGCGCTCGCGAGGACCGGCCCGAGGACCGCGCGGGCGACCGGGCCGACGACCGTCGGGACACCGGCGAGGGTCAGGGCAGCCGGCAGCGCCGCGACAACCAGGGCGGCGACCAAGCCAAGGAGAGCCAGGCCAAGGACAACCGGCCCAAGGACAACCAGGGTCGGGACACCCAGGGCAACCAGCGCCGGGACGACCGCGGCCAGCAGAGCCAGTCGAGCCAGCAGGGCCAGTCGAACCCGCAGGGCCAGCAGAGCCAGTCGAACCCGCAGAACCAGGCCGCACAGGGTGGCGCCGCGAACGAGGAGGGCAGCCGGCGCAACCGGCGCCGCCGTGGACGCGACCGGACCCCGGGCCAGGGCACACCCGGCGGTCCCAGTCGCGGCAGTCGCAACGACCCGGATCTGAACATCCTCGAGGACGACGTGCTGACTCCGTGCGCCGGCATCCTCGACGTGCTGGACAACTACGCGTTCGTCCGGACCAGCGGCTACCTCCCCGGGTCCGAGGACGTGTATGTCGCGATGTCCACGGTGCGCAAGTACGGTCTGCGTCGCGGCGACGCGATCACCGGGCAGGTGCGCCAGCCCCGGGAGGGTGAGCGCAAGGAGAAGTTCAACCCGCTGGTCAAGGTCGACAGCGTCAACGGCGCCGACCCAGAGAGCGCCAAGGACCGCGTCGAGTTCTCCAAGCTGACCCCGCTCTATCCTTCGGAGCGACTGCGGCTGGAGACCACCGCGACCAACCTCATCGGACGGGTCATCGACATCGCGGCGCCGATCGGCAAGGGCCAGCGTGGCCTCATTGTCTCCCCGGCCAAGGCCGGGAAGACGATGATCATGCAGTCGATCGCGAACTCGATCACCACCAACAACCCCGAGTGCCACCTGATGGTCGTGCTCGTCGACGAGCGCCCCGAGGAAGTCACCGACTTCGAGCGCTCGGTCAACGGCGAGGTGATCAGCTCCACCTTCGACCGCCCGGCCTCCGACCACACCTTGGTCTCCGAGCTCGCGATCGAGCGGGCCAAGCGCCTGGTCGAGCTCGGTCACGACGTGGTCGTGCTCCTGGACGGCATCACCCGGCTGGGGCGTGCCTACAACCTCGCCGCCCCGGCGAGCGGCCGGATCCTCTCCGGCGGCGTCGACTCGGCGGCGCTCTACCCGCCCAAGCGGTTCTTCGGTGCCGCGCGCAACATCGAGGACGGCGGCTCGCTGACCATCCTGGCGACGGCGCTGATCGAGAGCGGCTCGAAGATGGACGAGGTGATCTTCGAGGAGTTCAAGGGCACCGGCAACATGGAGATCCGGCTGCGGCGCGACTTCGCGGACAAGCGAATCTTCCCGGCCATCGACGCCGTCCAGTCGGGTACGCGGCGCGAGGAGCTCCTGATGAGCAAGGAGGAGCTCTCCATCATCTGGAAGCTCCGGCGGGTGCTCTCCGGGCTCGACGGTCAGCAGGCCCTGGAGCTGCTCCTTGAGCGGCTGAAGAAGTCCCAGAACAACCTCGAGTTCCTGATGCAGGTGCAGAAGACCACGCCGACCGCGGGCAAGGAGGACTGA
- a CDS encoding HEAT repeat domain-containing protein, protein MPVDPGLLQVATVLLSVFAGVAGLVFVVLLALRLGVMTIDRRTDRRRAADREVIFDLLMGEPEEAEAARADLLGRGGRAWDHTEDLVYEMLPKLKGDSRGRLVEVLAIRGAVRRARRLSHSVSAVRRCRGAFALGVLGDVESQSRLVELLGDRHFLVRRTAVRALGNLGDPGGAAPLLELIGDEPRLSRDLTYALHRIGPGAGPLLRAEVASGLEHPEDRHLHADLAATVLGLLGDVAAGSVLTRGVSSPRLGFGLACAEALGRIGSPDAIPSLTATLDDPRPPIRVAAAQALGLLGSDAAVARLLEVVEEDDPGVSRQAADALRALGPAGVEVLRGSLSSYAVEAVALADLKASR, encoded by the coding sequence ATGCCGGTGGACCCGGGGCTGCTTCAGGTCGCCACCGTCCTACTGTCGGTCTTCGCCGGCGTCGCCGGACTCGTCTTCGTGGTGCTCCTCGCCCTGCGGCTGGGCGTGATGACGATCGACCGGCGCACCGACCGTCGCCGGGCCGCGGATCGGGAGGTCATCTTCGACCTGCTGATGGGCGAGCCCGAGGAGGCCGAGGCGGCGCGCGCCGATCTGCTCGGCCGCGGCGGGCGCGCCTGGGACCACACCGAGGATCTCGTGTACGAGATGCTGCCCAAGCTCAAGGGCGACTCCCGCGGCCGGTTGGTCGAGGTGCTCGCGATCAGGGGAGCGGTGCGGCGGGCCCGGCGGCTGTCCCACTCGGTGTCCGCGGTACGCCGGTGCCGCGGCGCGTTCGCGCTCGGTGTGCTCGGAGACGTGGAGTCCCAGTCCCGTCTCGTCGAACTGCTGGGGGACCGGCACTTCCTGGTCCGGCGTACGGCGGTCCGTGCGCTGGGCAACCTCGGCGATCCCGGCGGCGCGGCACCCCTCCTCGAGCTGATCGGCGACGAGCCGCGGCTCTCGCGCGACCTGACCTACGCGCTGCACCGGATCGGCCCTGGCGCCGGTCCGTTGCTGCGGGCCGAAGTGGCCAGCGGCCTAGAGCATCCCGAGGACCGGCACCTGCACGCGGACCTCGCTGCGACCGTGCTCGGACTCCTCGGAGATGTGGCGGCGGGATCTGTGCTCACCCGTGGCGTCTCTTCGCCGCGGCTCGGCTTCGGTCTCGCGTGTGCCGAGGCGCTCGGGCGGATCGGGTCGCCGGACGCGATCCCCTCATTGACCGCTACGCTCGACGACCCGCGCCCACCGATCCGGGTGGCCGCCGCGCAGGCCCTCGGGCTGCTCGGCTCGGACGCGGCGGTGGCCCGGCTCCTGGAGGTCGTCGAGGAGGACGATCCCGGTGTCTCCCGTCAGGCAGCCGACGCGTTGCGCGCCCTCGGCCCGGCCGGGGTGGAGGTGCTTCGGGGCAGCCTCTCGTCGTACGCCGTCGAGGCCGTCGCGCTCGCCGACCTGAAGGCCTCGCGATGA